A single Malaclemys terrapin pileata isolate rMalTer1 chromosome 3, rMalTer1.hap1, whole genome shotgun sequence DNA region contains:
- the LOC128834629 gene encoding myb/SANT-like DNA-binding domain-containing protein 2 has protein sequence MMESQDRKSAPAWTEREVRDLLTIWGDESVLAELRSSKRNGKILEKVSKAMKDRDHNRDAQQCRVKIKELRQAYHKAREANGRSGAEPQTCRFYAELHAVLGGAATTTPTVCFDSVSGETRNREAGSGYAEDDDDDEDNEDSSQQGSGETGFPNSQDMFITLDLEPVTPELTQGVLPDPEGTQGTSAANVSPSQRLSKD, from the exons atgatggaatcccaggatcgcaaaagcgctccagcatggacagaacgggaggtacgggatctgctcaccatatggggagacgaatcagtgctagctgaactccgtagcagtaaacgaaatggcaaaatattagaaaaggtctcaaaggccatgaaggacagagaccataacagggatgcacagcaatgccgcgtgaaaattaaggagctaaggcaagcctaccacaaagccagagaggcaaatggaaggtccggggcagagccacaaacatgccgcttctacgcggagctgcatgccgttctaggaggtgcagccaccactaccccaaccgtgtgctttgactccgtcagtggagaaacacgcaacagggaagcgggttcggggtacgcggaagatgatgatgatgatgaagacaatgaagatagctcacagcaaggaagcggagaaaccggtttccccaacagccaggatatgtttatcaccctggacctagaaccagtaacccccgaactcacccaaggcgtgctcccagaccctgagggcacacaggggacctctg ctgcaaatgtttctccttcgcagaggctaagcaaagattag